Sequence from the Fodinibius salicampi genome:
CAGATCCCGCTCCGGCAACGACATTTGCTCACCTCGATGCAACGACGGTATTAAGCCGTGCACTGACGCAGATTGGTATTTATCCTGCGGTGGATCCCCTTGACTCTTCTTCCCGTATTCTTGATCCCCATATCGTAGGTGAAGAGCATTATAATACGGCCCGTGGAGTTATTGAGATTTTGCAGAAGTATAAGGATCTGCAGGATATTATTGCTATTCTCGGTATGGATGAACTTTCTGATGAAGACAAAACGGTCGTAGCCCGGGCACGAAGAATTCAGCGATTCCTGAGCCAGAACTTCCACGTAGCTGAGCAATTTACTGGCCAGCCGGGTGTTTTCGTAAATGTTGAAGACACCGTGAAGGGCTTCAAGAAAATTCTGGACGGAGAGCTTGACCATTTACCTGAGAATGCTTTTTACATGGTTGGTACTATTGAGGAAGCCATAGAAAAAGGCGAAAAATTGTTAGCCGAAGAAAAGGAAGCTGAGGCAGCAGAATAAAATGACCAGTTTCAAAGCTCAAATTCTAACTCCAGAGGGTTCGCTTCTGGATGAAGAGGTAACAGGTGTTAAACTGCCCGGAACAATGGGCAGCTTCGAAGTTAAAACGCTGCATGCCAATATTATGTCTACTCTTGAAGTAGGTGAAGTGGTGGTTCGCAAAGCAACCGGGGAAGAGCAGCATTTCGCTATAACCGGTGGATTTGTAGAGGTTGTGGATAACCACCTGCATTTACTTGCTGAGGCTGCTGAATCGGTAGAGGAGATTGATGTAGAGCGTGCAAAAGCTGCAAAAGAACGAGCACGTGAACGTTTGGCATCAGCATCGGAAGATGACTCTATCGATAAGAAAAGAGCGAAGAAAGCTTTAGAAAGGGCAGAAAACCGTATCAAACTAGCGGCTGATGTAACGGTATCTACACAGTAAGGCAGATGGTTACTTATTTTCTATAATAGTTATCCGAAAAAATTAGGCGATCTCTCATTGATTGAGGGATCGCCTTTTTTATTGTTTAGATCTTTCCTTGCCTAGTCCAGCTTTTATCGTATTAACTCAGCATCAGGACGTATCCCATTACTGAAAAGTAACGTACTATTATTACCTTACCAGTCAATCCGACCGGTACCGGTGTTATTACCGTTGTTGCCGGCACCTTCCCGGGGCATCACAAATCCTGCAGGAGGTTCAAATGCTTCATAACTCCAGGGAGCATCGGGATCGGATGAGGCAAGGTTCATGAATCGACCGACCATTGGGAGTGCTGTATGGGCCCCCTGACCGGTCCTGCTGGTCTCAGGGAAGCGAATACGCCGGTCGGCACCGCCCACCCAAGCTCCCATTACAATATGAGGAGTCATTCCCATAAACCAGTTATCTGCCGCATTCTGTGTAGTTCCGGTCTTTCCGGCAATATCCTGTCGGATATTATAAGTGCTTTGCAGGCGCACGCCGGTTCCATAGTAATCTTCTCCGCCCCGTATAACCCCGCGCATCATATCAATCATAATATAAGCTGTCTCAGGACTTATTGCTTCCTGCTGAAACTCCGGCTGATATTCTTTAATTACATTGCCGGACTTGTCTTCAATACGGGTAATTGCGAAGGGTTCAATATGCACGCCCTGATTCGCAAAAGTGGTATAGGCGCTTGTTAATTCCAACAGCGATACTTCCGCTGTTCCAAGGGCTATAGATGGGAATACGCGTTCATCCGAGAGGTCAATCCCCATATTTTCAGCCATCTGCTTTATCTTTTGCGCTGCTGGCATTAAATCTTCAACACGGTTTGTATTCGGAGCCCCCGCAATTTCGGGCAGCAGTCCAACCGTCACATTATTTAAGCTCCGTGCCAGTCCTTGCCGCAGGGGCAGCATATCCGGTCCTTCGGGAACACTCGGATCTTTGGGGGCCCAAACTCTGCCGCTCTTTTGAACAAATTTGCGGGGATATTTTGAGAATCTGTGATAGGGCATATAGCCATTATCAATAGCCACGGTATATACAAAGGGCTTAAAGGTTGATCCGGCTTGTCGTTCGGACTGGTAGACATGGTCGAACTGTACATCACCATAGTCGGAGCCGCCTATCCAGCACAGGATTTCGCCCGTCTTGGGATCAATCCCTACAAATCCTGCTTCTAAGCGCATTTTAGCGCGCTTGACGGAGTCCACAAAAGCTTCATCGGCCCTCAATTTTTCCATAACTACCGAGGATTGATCGGTGTCATATTTAGAAAACCCGTTTTTAAAACGATCGGTTTCACGAATAAAACTGGGTAAGAACTGGGGATATCGCTGCCAGAAGATATCCATAAACTCCCCATTGGAGGAGGTCCATTCATCTACGAATATCGACTGCAAAGAATCAAGCTTAGTCTCTACGGCTTGTTGAGCATATTTTTGATACCGTGAATCAATAGTGGTATAGATCGTAAGTCCATCGGTATTAAGATTATAGCCGTTTTCTTCGGCCCAACCTTCTATTTGTTGCCTGACATATTGCCCAAAATACCTGCTTTCAGTTCCGGCTTTGGAGGGAGGATGATAATCTAATTGCAGGGGTTGTTCTAAAAGTTGGTTATAGGCCGTATTATCAAGAAATCCCCGTTCATTGAGGAGCATAAGCACCGTATTGCGGCGGGAAATAGCATTTTCAGGATTAATGCGTGGATTATAAAGATAAACTCCTTTTAATGAACCTATGAGTGTAGCGGCTTCAGGGGCTGTAAGTTCTTTGGCTGTTTTACCATAATGCGTATATGCAGCAGATTGAATACCGAAGGCGCTATTCGGAAATTCAACTGTATTCAAATACATTTCTATTATTTCACGCTTAGTGTAATTGCCCTCTATTTCAATGGCAGTTATCATTTCGCGCAGTTTCCTGATGATCGAAAATTCACGCCCGATCTTCTTATATAAATTTCGGGCTAGCTGTTGGGTAATAGTAGATCCTCCTTGTATCCGTCCGTTCAGCAGATGCCAGGGTACGGAGAGGGTGCGGATCATATCTATACCCCAATGTTCGTAAAATCGGTGATCCTCAGTAGCTATTAATGCATTTATAGCATGGGGGGATATATCTTCATAGGGTACGTAGGTACGATTTTCTGTATAAAAACGATCCAAAACAACGCCGTCCCGACTTTTAACTTCGGAGGCAATAGCTGTTTGAGGATTTTCAAGTTCGGATACTGAAGGAAGACCCGAAAAAAGAAAAATAAGAAAACCGGTAAACAATATAACTGTTATACCACCAGCAATGGTTGTCCACTTAACAAAATCATTTTTATTCCAGTTAAAGGAGAACCAATTTTTATAACCTGAGTGGCCAGAATTATCCTTTGAGGCCTTTTGCCGGCGGTATTCGGGATCGTTAAAATAACGATCCATTTCATTATCAAAGTCTGAGTTACTCATTTAATTTTTGACTCAAAATGGTTTAAGAGAATGTGTTTCAGGCTCCCAACAAACGAGTTTAATGGCTGAATTATTGTAAAGGGCCAAAGTACGATGCTTGTAAAAGGTACCTAAATTTATATAGCTTCCGAAGTCATATTGTTCCCGGCGGGGTATATGATCGTGACCAGAAATTATTAAATCGAAATCACTTTTCTGTAACTGATCTTTTGCCCAGTTAGAAAGCATTTCTTTATGATTTTCAGGATCATCGAGTTTTCTGTTAAAACGGGAAAAGTATTTCATTAGTGTCAACCCAGCCGACCCATTTAATATAGCCCGATAACATTTCAGAAAAAAGGAATTACGCAGGATCCTGTGCATCAGTGGCCTGGGTAGATCAAAATGGGAATTTGCTAAGCCATCTCCATGCAAGAGCATAAGTTTTTTTTGGTCCAGGGAACATTGAATATATTCGTGAGTGATTTTGAATCCCCTGTCTATAAGATGTCCATACGTCCAGTGATCATGATTACCTGTTATATAGGGAATAGAGGAGATATTACGATTATACGTTTCAAATCGGTCAAGAAGTTTATTTCCATAGGAGGGAATATAGTCAGGAAATTCCATCCAGTAGTCGAATAGATCCCCCAGGATAAAAATTTGAATAGATCTTTGTTCGCAATAATCGATCAGCTGGATAAGTTCGGTTTCTATTCGGTGGTTCTCCTGGTCCGAAAATCCCCCAAAATGTACATCAGAGAGGAACAAGACTGGAGGCTTAATAGTGGATAAGTCCATCTGGCGGCCGCTTATTTTTTTCGGCTGATGATAAACTCAATAAGATCCTCAAATGCTTGTCGGTCTTCGGACATGGGAAGCGTCTCTAATTCCGAGAGTGCCTTTGAGGCATATTCTTTCATTATGGACTGAGCATATTTAATTCCCCCTTTTTCGTGAACAAAAGCGACAATTTTATCGATGTCAGATTCTTTTTTATTCCGTTTCCTCATTAGATGCCGGACATGAATTTTTTCCGTTATGGACGCATTATCCAGCGCCTTTATAAAGGGCAGGGTTACTTTGCGTTCACGAATATCATTTCGTTTGGGCTTACCAATATCATCAACCCCATAATCAAAAAGATCGTCGCGTATTTGGAATGCAATCCCCACATTCATTCCAATAGCATGCATCTTTTGATGATAATCCACATTATCAGTGGTAGAGATAGCCCCACATTCGCAGCAGGCAGCAATAAGACTGGCTGTTTTTTCAGAGATGACTTTGAAATAGTAATCTTCATCCATATTAAAAAGGCGGGCTGCTTTAAACTGCCGTAATTCTCCTTCGCTCATACTTTCTACCGCTTTAGAAAGTACTTTTAGTAGTTTAAACTCGTCATAGTCCAGAGCAATGAGTAGTCCTTTGGAAAGTAAAAAATCGCCTAACAACACTCCTGCTTTATTATTCCATACTTTGTTTATACTTAGAAATCCCCGACGTATATCAGCTTCATCAACTACATCATCGTGAATGAGGGTTGCAGTATGCAAGAGCTCTATCATGGTTGCTGCCACATGACTTCTGGTAGTAGGCTCCCCAAATAAGCGGGCCGACATAAATACCAGGGTAGGACGGAGTTCTTTTCCCTTTTGGCGGAGTAGGTATTGCACAATTTTATCGAGTACAAACACATCAGTTCGAAGAGCATCTTTATAAAAATGCCTGAATTCCGAGAGTTCATCCGCTACTGGACGAGTAATCTGGCGAAGATTTTTTTTCTTCTTCCGATTAAAGGAAGTAAGTTCTTGCAACTGAGAGTCTATCATTTGATAAAATTAAATAGCTTTAGGTGCAGCGGTAAATAAAAGTTGAAATTTAATAATTATTCAGGTTTTATACTCCCGTCATTTACAATACCTTTGAGCAACAAAAATATAGAAGTTGAATAGACAATTACGAAAAATTTTAATGATAAAATGATAAAAGCTGATTATAGCCGTGCTCGGTCTTTTTTGACAGATAATGAGTACGAAGAAAGTTACGCTAAAGCGGAGCAGTCCTTCCAGTTAATTAAGCAAGAAAGTGGTGAAGGAGCCGAATGGCTGGGTTGGCGGAAGATGCTAACGGATCCTAACGATGCAATACTCGAGGAGTTGGATAGCCTGGCCTCTACCATTAGAGAAGAAGCAGATGTATTTGTGGTCTGTGGTATTGGAGGCTCTTACCTGGGATCTCGTGCGGTAATTGAGGCATTATCCTCATTCTTTGGAGGGGCAGGCCCAGAAATTTTGTTCGCGGGGCATCATCTCAGTGGAAAATATCTTGAACAGCTTATCCAATATTTGGAAGAGCCCAATGATGAGGGAGAACCCAAAAGTGTGTATTTAAATGTGATTTCAAAGTCTGGAACAACTTTGGAGACGGCACTCTCATTTCGCGTTATCCGTAATTGGATGGAGGATAGGTTCGAAGATGTTGATGGTCGGATTATTTGTACTACCAGTGCAACGGGTGGTGCACTAAATGCCCTGATTGAAGAGCACGGATATCAGAAATTTGTAATTCCCGAAGATGTCGGCGGACGCTTTTCTGTGCTTACACCCGTAGGCTTGTTGCCCATAGCTATAGCGGGAATAGATATTCGTTCCCTGTTTTATGAGGCCGTATCACAGTATGAACAGTTGGAGGAAGATCCACAAAATGTTCTGAAATATGCGGCAATTAAGCATGCATTATATGAAAAGGGAACAGTTACGGATTTGTTTACGACTTTTGAGCCTCAGTTAAACGATTTATGCGGCTGGTTGCAGCAATTGCTGGGTGAAAGCGAGGGAAAAGATGGAGTGGGAATGTTTCCCGCTAAAGCAGTTTATTCTACGGACTTGCATAGCTTAGGACAGTTTGTCCAGGATGGACCTCGTAATTTAATGGAGACTTTTATCCAAGTTGAGCAGGGTAATGATCATATTACAATTGATGAAGATGAACAGAACCATGATGGCCTAAATTATCTAAGCGGGCGCTCTTTTCATGAAGTTAATACAAGGGCTCTGGAGGGGACATTGCAGGCACACTATGAAGGAGGAGTGCCGTGCATTGTAATAAAAATGGAAGAGTTAAATGCTCAGCATATCGGTGAGTTTATTTACTTTTTTGAACTTATGACAGCCATTTATTGCTATTGTTTGGGAGTCAATCCGTTTAATCAGCCGGGCGTGGAGTTTTATAAAAAAGAAATGTATAAACTTTTGGGAAAGAAGTAGTCTGATGGCAGAAAGTGAACATCATCCTATTACGGAACAGGTATCTGACGATGAGTTAAAGTTTATCTCCGTTGCTGGTAATATAGGCGCTGGTAAATCTTCTCTAACGGGATTGCTCGCTAAGCATTTTGGCTGGGAACCATTTTATGAATCGGTAGATGATAATCCTTATTTATCCGATTTTTATGATGATATGCGGAGATGGAGCTTCAATCTGCAGATTTATTTTCTTTCCAGTCGTTTCAGACATCAAAAACAGATGTTGCAACGGCCTGGGCGTTTCGTACAGGATCGGACGATATATGAAGATGTGGAAATTTTTGCCAAAAACCTGCATGAAATGGGGCTAATGAGCGACCGAGACTTTGAAAACTATCAGGCCTTATTTTCAGAAATGGCCCATTATCTTAAACCTCCGGGACTACTAATCTATATTCGTGCACAAGTTCCAACCTTGGTTAAGCAAATCCAACAACGGGGAAGGGATTATGAAAATACAATACGCATCGAATATTTAGAGCGATTAAATCGTTTATATGAGGACTGGATTGACCGTTATCCCCATGAAAAGCTAATTATTGATACCGATGATCTGGATTTTGTAAACAGTAACGAAGATTTAGGGCGAATTATTGAACTCATTGAACAGCGTTTATTTGGCTTGTTTAATTGATTGCAGGTAAAGCCAAATATTCATAACTTTGCAAGCTGTAAAAGTTATGTCAAAACTTGAATTTAACATAGTTGAGATACCCGAAGGAGAAAGTCGGCGAACTGTCGACCTGCCGGACGAAGCATTGGATCTGGCTCCTTATGAATTTAAAGGGGGACACATAGATCTTAAATTCTATCGAACCCTCCATTTTATTCGGGTGAACTTTCATTTAGATGCCGATGTAGAATTGGTATGCGATCGATCGCTGGAAGAATATACTCAGCCGATAGCATCTGACTATGAAGTTCTTTTTAAAGTTGATGTACAGGAAGAAACGGAAAACGAAGACGGGGCCGTTCGCCGGTTTAATTTCTCGTCGAACACCCTCAGTATAGAGGAAGAAGTAAGAGATACAGTCTTACTAAATATTCCGATAAAAAAGCTGCATCCTAAATTTATTGATGAGGATGGAGCTCCCAAAGAGTTTGAAATAAAGAAGTTTGGGGATATCCGAGATGAATCTGAATCAGATAACATTGATCCCCGTTGGGAGAAATTGAAAAAACTTAAGAATTAACAGAAACACTATTACCATAGATAATGGCACATCCAAAGCGTAGACATTCCTCTTCACGAACTAATAAGCGGCGTTCACATCACAAAATTGCTGAACCCACTCTTGCCGAATGCAGTAATTGTGGTGCATATCATAAATATCATCATGTGTGCACAGAATGCGGATACTACCGCGGTCGACAGGTACTGAACGTAAATAAATAATTTTATCTTAATTCAATAATCCATGGTTATTGCTGTTGATGCCGTAGGTGGGGATTTTTATCCGCAGAGTCCGGTAAAAGGTGCTGTTCAGGCTTCTGAAAAGTTACCCGATCTTAATCTTATTTTAGTCGGACCTGAAGACATAATTGAAGATGAGCTTTCTAATTATGATCATGATTCTCAACGCATAAAGATACAGCACGCCCCTGAGATTATTGGAATGAATGAATCGCCTGCCCAAGCGGTTAAAACCAAGCAGAACTCTTCTATTGTCTCAGGGCTGGGCATGCATAAAATGGGTAAATGCGATGCTTTCGTCAGTGCCGGGAATACGGGTGCACTTTTGGCAGCATCTACTTTTTTATTAGGTAAATTAAAAGGAGTTTCCAGGCCCACTATTGCTGCTGTCTATCCAACCATCCAAGGGTTAAGATTAATGATGGATGTGGGGGCAAATTTGGAAGTTCGCTCGGAAATGTATGTTCAATTTGCTCAAATGGGTTCAATTTATGCTCATGAAATTATGGGCATTGAAGAACCTAAAGTTGGACTGCTCAATGTAGGGGAAGAAAAGAGTAAGGGTACTGAGGATCTGAAAGAGGCTTACGAAGCTCTGGCTGAGCTACCTAACTTTGCCGGGAATATTGAAGGACGGGATATCTTTGATGCAAAGGCAGATATATTTTTGTGTGACGGACTTATAGGAAATATCTTGTTAAAGTTTGGAGAATCTATACCAAAAGCTCTTAAAGTTTTCTTTAAAAAAGGTATAAAGAATTTAAATTTGGGCCCCGAAGAATCAAAAGTAGTTCAGCAGGTTCTTAAAAGTTCACTAGAAGAATTTAATCCGGATCGGGTAGGTGGTGTGCCTTTTCTAGGCGTTGACGGACTTAGTATGGTGGGACATGGAAGCAGTAAACCCCGGGCAATGAAAAATATGATATTGAATGCAGCGAAATGCCTCGAGCACAATATCAATGAAAAAATTGTAGCATCTCTTAATTAAATAAACCCCTTACATGGCGGAAAGAAAACTGGCAGGAATTACATCTGTAGGTCACTATTTGCCTGAATACAGGTTGACCAATAGTGACCTTGAAGAAATGGTGGATACAAATGATGAATGGATTCGTACTCGTACGGGCATCAGTGAACGGAGGATCCTAAAAGACGAAGGTAAGGCCACTGCATTTATGGGGGCAAAAGCGGCGGCAGAAGCCATAGAACGCCGGGGTATTGACGCTGATGAGATAGATGTAATCATCGTAGCCACGGTCACACCCGATTATCTTTTTCCAGCAACGGCCTGTTTAGTTCAGGAACAAATAGGGGCTAATAACGCCTATGGATTTGATCTTTCAGCCGCCTGTTCCGGATTCCTGTTTGCCCTGTCTAACGGTGCCAATATGATTGAGTCAGGCAGAGCGGAGAAAGTACTGGTTATAGGGGCCGATAAGATGAGTTCCATTGTAGATTATACCGACCGATCAACCTGTATTTTATTTGGGGATGGAGCCGGAGCTGTATTATTGGAACCTACAGAGGATGGTACTGGCATTATTGATTATATACATCATACTGAGGGGGATACTAATGGAACGCTTTATCAACCTGCAGGGGGGAGTTTAAACCCGGCTTCCCATGATACCGTAGCGGAGCGACTTCATTATGCAAAACAGGACGGGCGTACGGTGTTTAAAAAGGCGACGGTAGGCATGGCTGATGTATCGGCCGAGATAATGGAAAAGAACGACCTTACGGCCGAAGACATAGCATGGTTGGTACCCCATCAGGCGAATTTGAGAATTATTGATGCGACAGCTAATCGCATGGGACTTGATAGCGAAAAGGTAATGGTTAATATTGATAAATACGGTAATACAACTGCTGCAACTATTCCACTTTGTTTATACGACTGGAAGGATAAATTAAATCATGGCGATAACCTGGTCCTCGCAGCTTTTGGTGGCGGCTATACATGGGGATCAATTTATATGAAATGGGGGGAACAATAATGAGTACTGCTTTTATATTTCCTGGACAAGGTTCTCAATCTGTTGGTATGGGACAAGCCCACTATCAACAAAATGAACAATTTGCCCATTACATAAATCGGGCAAATGAAGTATTAGGTTTTGACCTTAAAACTATTATGTTTGAGGGACCTGCAGATAAACTCAAGCAAACAGAATTTACACAACCAGCCATTTTCTTGCACTCCATAGCCCTATATAATACATTAGATGCCAGTCCAGATATGGTTGCAGGGCATAGCCTTGGCGAGTTTTCTGCTTTGGTTGCATGTGGGGCAGTATCATTTGAGGATGCCCTGCGGATTGTTCGCAGGCGGGGTGAGCTTATGCAGCAGGCGGGAGAAGAAAACCCGGGCACGATGGCTGCTGTTATTGGCATGGACGATGAAGTAGTAGAACAAATTTGTAAACAGGCTGCCAAGCAATTAGGTAAAGAAGTTATTGCAGCAAACTATAATTGTCCCGGACAAATTGTAATTTCAGGTGATGTAGAGGCTGTTGAAAAGGCCGTGGAATTGTTGAAGGAAGAAGGATGTAGGTTAGCCAAAATATTGCCGGTAAGTGGAGCCTTTCACTCTTCATTAATGCAGCCGGCTTATGACGGATTAAAAGAAAGTTTGGAGCGTTTATCTGTTAGTGAACCAGCATGTCCGGTTTATAGCAACTATACGGCAGAACCCACTATCGATCCTGAGGAAATCAGGTCAAACGTACTTAATCAGTTGTTGAATCCCGTATTATGGACCCAAACTTTAATGAATATGCATGAAAATGGTGCAGATTCTTTTGTAGAGGTAGGGCCGGGTAATGTACTCCAGGGTTTGGTAAAGCGAACGCTGGATAATGTAGAAATAAATGGTCATCAATAATTTAATGAGCTTATGAGTTTAACATTAGAAGGAAAAACAGCCTTGGTTACCGGAGGTAGTCGGGGAATCGGGCGTGCTATTGCACTTGTCCTTGCTGATTTAGGAGCAGACGTAGCCATTACTTATGCTCATTCTGTGGACGCTGCAAACGAGGTCAAAGAAGATATTGAATCCAAAGGACGGCGGGCTAAGGCCTTGCAGGCTGATGCCGTGAGTTTGGAAAAGGCAGGAGAAGTTATAGATGAAATAACTTCGGATTGGGGTAAGTTAGATGTTTTGGTAAATAATGCCGGTATTACCCGGGATAATTTGATCCTGCGAATGAGTGAGGAACAATGGGATCAAGTTATAGATACGAATTTAAAAAGTATTTTTAACTATAGTAAAGCCGCAGCAAAACCGATGATGCGCAATCGGGGCGGGTCTATCATAAATATTAGTTCAGTTGTTGGAATTAGTGGAAATGCCGGTCAAAGTAACTATGCCGCATCGAAAGCAGGAATTATAGGATTTACAAAATCTTATGCAAAAGAACTGGCATCCCGTGGTATTCGTGCGAATGTAGTTGCTCCAGGCTATATTACTACTGAAATGACCGATGAACTGGATGATAATCTTCTTGAAGCAATTAAAGATGAAACACCATTGGGACGTCCCGGTGATGCTGATGAAGTCGCACAAGCAGTTGCATTTTTAGCTTCAGATCTAAGTTCGTACATTACCGGAGAGATTATTCGGGTAGATGGTGGTATGGCAATGTAGAGAATTAAGTTAGCTGTACAGAAAGTGTATTTTTAATAATTTAAATTGTATTTTCTGCCCATGCTTTAGTTAAGCAGGTAGATTTGAATTATATCATAAACATAAATTTAAGCTAAATAATAGTCATTATGTCACAAGATGTTGAGTCAAAAGTAAAAGCCATTATCGTTGATAAATTAGGTGTTGACGAAGAAGAAGTTACGCACGAAGCTAATTTTACGAACGATTTAGGTGCGGATTCTTTGGATACCGTAGAACTCATTATGGAATTTGAAAAAGAATTCGATATCAGCATTCCTGATGAAGATGCAGAAAACATTGCAACAGTAGGTAATGCTATTGAGTATTTGCAAGAAAAAGTATAGGTACTATACTGCATTCATAAATCTTACACGCTAAGCTATTAGCATGTCCAATAGAAGAGTAGTCATTACCGGAATCGGTGCCCTTACCCCAGTAGGTAAGACGGCACCGGATTTCTGGAATGGATTAATTTCCGGAAAGAGTGGGGCCCAGCCCATAGAACATTTTGATACCGAGGACTTTACAACAAAGTTTGCGGCCCAAATTGAGGATTATAATGAGGAGGACTATTTTGATCGCAAGGAAGCCCGGCGCTTAGACAAAGTTTGTCAATACGCGCTTATTGCTGCCGAAGAAGCTATCCAGGATACCGGCTTAGATCTCGAAGATATCGATAAGGATCGTGTGGCTGTTATTGTTGGAACTGGTATTGGTGGTATGATCACTTTTTACGATCAATCAATCTCTTTCCATGAACATGGACCCCGAGGAGTTTCTCCTTTCTTTATTCCTATGCTCATACCCGACATGGTTGCGGGGCAGATTTCTATCAAATATGGCTTTAAAGGACCAAACTTTTGTGCTGTTTCTGCCTGTGCAACAGGATCTCATAATATTGGCTTAGCGTATGATTCTATTAAAAGCGGTCAGTGCGATATGGCAATTTCTGGTGGTTCGGAAGCTCCCGTGTCCCGGATTGGAGTCGCGGGTTTTACTTCCATGCGAGCAATGTCTAGCAGAAATGACGACCCAAAACGGGCCTCCCGACCGTTTGATAAGGATAGAGATGGATTTGTATTAGGAGAAGGTTCCGGCATCTTATTTTTAGAAGAGTATGAACATGCCAAGGAACGTGGCGCAAGAATATATGGGGAACTGGTTGGATACGGTTTTTCAGCAGATGCCCACCACATCACCGCACCAGATCCAGATGGAGAAGG
This genomic interval carries:
- the atpC gene encoding ATP synthase F1 subunit epsilon → MTSFKAQILTPEGSLLDEEVTGVKLPGTMGSFEVKTLHANIMSTLEVGEVVVRKATGEEQHFAITGGFVEVVDNHLHLLAEAAESVEEIDVERAKAAKERARERLASASEDDSIDKKRAKKALERAENRIKLAADVTVSTQ
- a CDS encoding penicillin-binding protein 1A, coding for MSNSDFDNEMDRYFNDPEYRRQKASKDNSGHSGYKNWFSFNWNKNDFVKWTTIAGGITVILFTGFLIFLFSGLPSVSELENPQTAIASEVKSRDGVVLDRFYTENRTYVPYEDISPHAINALIATEDHRFYEHWGIDMIRTLSVPWHLLNGRIQGGSTITQQLARNLYKKIGREFSIIRKLREMITAIEIEGNYTKREIIEMYLNTVEFPNSAFGIQSAAYTHYGKTAKELTAPEAATLIGSLKGVYLYNPRINPENAISRRNTVLMLLNERGFLDNTAYNQLLEQPLQLDYHPPSKAGTESRYFGQYVRQQIEGWAEENGYNLNTDGLTIYTTIDSRYQKYAQQAVETKLDSLQSIFVDEWTSSNGEFMDIFWQRYPQFLPSFIRETDRFKNGFSKYDTDQSSVVMEKLRADEAFVDSVKRAKMRLEAGFVGIDPKTGEILCWIGGSDYGDVQFDHVYQSERQAGSTFKPFVYTVAIDNGYMPYHRFSKYPRKFVQKSGRVWAPKDPSVPEGPDMLPLRQGLARSLNNVTVGLLPEIAGAPNTNRVEDLMPAAQKIKQMAENMGIDLSDERVFPSIALGTAEVSLLELTSAYTTFANQGVHIEPFAITRIEDKSGNVIKEYQPEFQQEAISPETAYIMIDMMRGVIRGGEDYYGTGVRLQSTYNIRQDIAGKTGTTQNAADNWFMGMTPHIVMGAWVGGADRRIRFPETSRTGQGAHTALPMVGRFMNLASSDPDAPWSYEAFEPPAGFVMPREGAGNNGNNTGTGRIDW
- a CDS encoding UDP-2,3-diacylglucosamine diphosphatase; translated protein: MDLSTIKPPVLFLSDVHFGGFSDQENHRIETELIQLIDYCEQRSIQIFILGDLFDYWMEFPDYIPSYGNKLLDRFETYNRNISSIPYITGNHDHWTYGHLIDRGFKITHEYIQCSLDQKKLMLLHGDGLANSHFDLPRPLMHRILRNSFFLKCYRAILNGSAGLTLMKYFSRFNRKLDDPENHKEMLSNWAKDQLQKSDFDLIISGHDHIPRREQYDFGSYINLGTFYKHRTLALYNNSAIKLVCWEPETHSLKPF
- a CDS encoding polyprenyl synthetase family protein, which gives rise to MIDSQLQELTSFNRKKKKNLRQITRPVADELSEFRHFYKDALRTDVFVLDKIVQYLLRQKGKELRPTLVFMSARLFGEPTTRSHVAATMIELLHTATLIHDDVVDEADIRRGFLSINKVWNNKAGVLLGDFLLSKGLLIALDYDEFKLLKVLSKAVESMSEGELRQFKAARLFNMDEDYYFKVISEKTASLIAACCECGAISTTDNVDYHQKMHAIGMNVGIAFQIRDDLFDYGVDDIGKPKRNDIRERKVTLPFIKALDNASITEKIHVRHLMRKRNKKESDIDKIVAFVHEKGGIKYAQSIMKEYASKALSELETLPMSEDRQAFEDLIEFIISRKK
- a CDS encoding glucose-6-phosphate isomerase — translated: MIKADYSRARSFLTDNEYEESYAKAEQSFQLIKQESGEGAEWLGWRKMLTDPNDAILEELDSLASTIREEADVFVVCGIGGSYLGSRAVIEALSSFFGGAGPEILFAGHHLSGKYLEQLIQYLEEPNDEGEPKSVYLNVISKSGTTLETALSFRVIRNWMEDRFEDVDGRIICTTSATGGALNALIEEHGYQKFVIPEDVGGRFSVLTPVGLLPIAIAGIDIRSLFYEAVSQYEQLEEDPQNVLKYAAIKHALYEKGTVTDLFTTFEPQLNDLCGWLQQLLGESEGKDGVGMFPAKAVYSTDLHSLGQFVQDGPRNLMETFIQVEQGNDHITIDEDEQNHDGLNYLSGRSFHEVNTRALEGTLQAHYEGGVPCIVIKMEELNAQHIGEFIYFFELMTAIYCYCLGVNPFNQPGVEFYKKEMYKLLGKK
- a CDS encoding deoxynucleoside kinase — protein: MAESEHHPITEQVSDDELKFISVAGNIGAGKSSLTGLLAKHFGWEPFYESVDDNPYLSDFYDDMRRWSFNLQIYFLSSRFRHQKQMLQRPGRFVQDRTIYEDVEIFAKNLHEMGLMSDRDFENYQALFSEMAHYLKPPGLLIYIRAQVPTLVKQIQQRGRDYENTIRIEYLERLNRLYEDWIDRYPHEKLIIDTDDLDFVNSNEDLGRIIELIEQRLFGLFN
- a CDS encoding YceD family protein — translated: MSKLEFNIVEIPEGESRRTVDLPDEALDLAPYEFKGGHIDLKFYRTLHFIRVNFHLDADVELVCDRSLEEYTQPIASDYEVLFKVDVQEETENEDGAVRRFNFSSNTLSIEEEVRDTVLLNIPIKKLHPKFIDEDGAPKEFEIKKFGDIRDESESDNIDPRWEKLKKLKN
- the rpmF gene encoding 50S ribosomal protein L32, whose translation is MAHPKRRHSSSRTNKRRSHHKIAEPTLAECSNCGAYHKYHHVCTECGYYRGRQVLNVNK